In Myxococcus stipitatus, the following are encoded in one genomic region:
- a CDS encoding winged helix DNA-binding domain-containing protein, with protein sequence MLSTRELNRALLQRQFLLSRTRRPLPEVIEHLIGLQAQASNPPYVGLWTRLEQFKLEDLTRCYQDRSVVRATMMRSTQHLVTARDYPVLRPVLQPVLDRMMKHSAYPRELAGLDMAPVVAEGRRLLAKEPLSAVELGRRLQEKWPERDGHALSMVVRMAESLVTVPPFGTWGVGGEVEFTPSESWLGPCERPSLSREDLVLRYLGAFGPASVKDLQQWSGMIQLGEVFEQLRPQLRTFRDEQGVELFDVPDAPRPDGDTPAPVRFLPEFDNLLLSHSDRTRIISEPHRKRVFTVNGIVRATVLVDGFVRGMWKLERAKGSVTLRIEPFARLSREDRTALAEEGARLLACVASEVASHDVHFAPVS encoded by the coding sequence GTGTTGAGCACCCGGGAGTTGAACCGGGCGCTGCTCCAGCGGCAGTTCCTGCTGAGCCGGACCCGGCGCCCCCTTCCAGAGGTCATCGAGCACCTGATTGGACTCCAAGCCCAGGCCTCGAATCCCCCCTATGTGGGCCTATGGACGCGGTTGGAGCAGTTCAAGCTCGAGGACCTCACCCGCTGCTACCAGGACCGCAGCGTGGTGCGGGCGACGATGATGCGCTCCACCCAGCATCTGGTCACCGCGCGCGACTACCCGGTCCTCCGCCCCGTGCTTCAGCCGGTGTTGGACCGGATGATGAAACACAGCGCCTACCCGCGTGAGTTGGCGGGGTTGGACATGGCGCCGGTGGTCGCGGAAGGGCGCCGGTTGCTCGCGAAGGAGCCCTTGAGCGCGGTGGAGCTGGGGCGGCGTCTCCAGGAGAAGTGGCCGGAGCGCGATGGACATGCGTTGAGCATGGTGGTCCGGATGGCGGAGTCGCTCGTCACCGTGCCTCCCTTCGGGACGTGGGGCGTGGGCGGAGAGGTGGAGTTCACTCCCTCCGAGTCGTGGCTGGGCCCTTGTGAGCGGCCCTCGCTGTCCCGTGAGGACCTGGTCCTTCGCTACCTGGGCGCCTTCGGCCCGGCGAGCGTGAAGGACCTGCAGCAGTGGTCCGGGATGATTCAACTGGGCGAGGTCTTCGAGCAGCTTCGGCCCCAACTGCGCACCTTCCGCGATGAGCAGGGCGTGGAGCTCTTCGATGTGCCGGATGCGCCCCGGCCGGATGGGGACACTCCCGCCCCGGTGCGCTTCCTTCCCGAATTCGACAACCTGCTGCTGTCGCATTCGGACCGCACGCGCATCATCTCGGAGCCCCACCGCAAGCGGGTCTTCACCGTCAACGGCATCGTCCGCGCGACGGTGCTGGTGGATGGCTTCGTGCGGGGGATGTGGAAGCTGGAGCGCGCGAAGGGGAGCGTCACGCTGCGAATCGAGCCCTTCGCCCGGCTGTCTCGTGAGGACCGCACGGCGCTCGCGGAGGAGGGCGCGCGGCTGCTCGCCTGCGTGGCCTCGGAGGTGGCGTCCCACGACGTCCACTTCGCGCCGGTGTCCTGA
- a CDS encoding DUF2914 domain-containing protein, with amino-acid sequence MVTATPPNSSEKNEETADPSGTPAPAPAASTNAAVALTDTSPGALPAAVDPDDLVATAKTPTLMEKVQAFRTRHEKWEMAAFFFGGFLYDIVSLSRIDDTLTLVQSFGYLLILASLLLLEQRFPEGTPPPALLAKVWRWREDAVHFFFGSLLSVFMLLLFKSTSGFMPYLFVVALFGLLVANELPRFRQMGPVVRVSLLSLCVTMYFACLLPVVIGRIGFWVFLLAVTLGSACMFGLMRLMARWRTDMEYVVRKVAVPGFGVQVALLVCYLVGVIPPIPLAVQYAGIYHEVKRVSPGVYQLTSVDDSIWYKPWTWFGPDFVIRPGDKPYYFFRIFAPKNFAPYKVRVRWYYDHPEKGWTTNGSGFIANVSSNGTDGGYRYYATTSNLKPGNWRVVLETEAGHEINRLSFTAGPDTRTEPRDLKVEYSTLKEVIPLSAEAFEKTRKPTGAAAPSEPAAPAAEPPVPAESVPAAQ; translated from the coding sequence GTGGTCACCGCCACTCCGCCCAACAGCTCCGAGAAGAACGAAGAGACCGCCGACCCGTCGGGTACCCCGGCGCCGGCCCCCGCCGCCTCCACGAATGCCGCCGTCGCGCTGACGGACACCTCGCCGGGCGCCTTGCCCGCGGCGGTGGACCCCGACGACCTGGTGGCCACGGCGAAGACGCCCACGCTGATGGAGAAGGTGCAGGCGTTCCGCACCCGCCACGAGAAGTGGGAGATGGCCGCCTTCTTCTTTGGCGGCTTCCTCTACGACATCGTCTCGTTGAGCCGCATCGACGACACGCTCACGCTGGTGCAGAGCTTCGGCTACCTGCTCATCCTGGCGTCGCTGCTGCTCTTGGAGCAGCGCTTCCCGGAGGGCACGCCGCCCCCGGCGCTGCTGGCGAAGGTGTGGCGCTGGAGGGAGGACGCGGTCCACTTCTTCTTCGGCAGCCTTCTCAGCGTCTTCATGCTGCTCTTGTTCAAGAGCACGTCGGGCTTCATGCCCTACCTCTTCGTCGTGGCCCTCTTCGGTCTGCTCGTGGCCAATGAGCTGCCGCGCTTCCGGCAGATGGGCCCCGTCGTCCGCGTGTCACTGCTCAGCCTCTGCGTGACGATGTACTTCGCGTGCTTGTTGCCCGTGGTGATTGGCCGCATCGGCTTCTGGGTGTTCCTGCTGGCAGTGACGCTGGGCAGCGCGTGCATGTTCGGGCTGATGCGGCTGATGGCGCGCTGGCGCACGGACATGGAATACGTGGTGCGCAAGGTGGCGGTGCCGGGCTTCGGCGTGCAGGTCGCGCTGCTGGTCTGCTACCTGGTGGGCGTCATCCCGCCCATTCCCCTCGCCGTGCAGTACGCGGGCATCTACCACGAGGTGAAGCGCGTGAGCCCGGGCGTGTACCAGCTCACGTCGGTGGATGACTCCATCTGGTACAAGCCGTGGACGTGGTTCGGTCCGGACTTCGTGATTCGGCCCGGCGACAAGCCGTACTACTTCTTCCGCATCTTCGCGCCGAAGAACTTCGCGCCGTACAAGGTGCGCGTGCGCTGGTACTACGACCACCCCGAGAAGGGCTGGACGACCAACGGCAGCGGCTTCATCGCCAACGTCAGCAGCAACGGGACGGATGGCGGCTACCGCTACTACGCCACCACGTCCAACCTGAAGCCGGGCAACTGGCGCGTGGTGCTGGAGACGGAGGCCGGGCACGAAATCAACCGCCTGTCCTTCACCGCCGGCCCGGATACACGCACCGAGCCTCGGGACCTCAAGGTGGAGTACTCCACCCTCAAGGAGGTCATCCCTCTGTCGGCGGAGGCGTTCGAGAAGACGCGCAAGCCCACCGGGGCGGCCGCTCCCTCGGAGCCCGCCGCGCCGGCCGCCGAGCCTCCCGTGCCCGCGGAGAGTGTCCCGGCGGCGCAGTGA
- the grxD gene encoding Grx4 family monothiol glutaredoxin, protein MTPELKARFDQITQSHPIVLFMKGNALFPQCGFSARALSLLQPHGEVFTVDVLADPEVRQGIKDYTNWPTIPQIFIRGQFIGGSDILTELAERGELADLVAGKSPA, encoded by the coding sequence ATGACCCCAGAGCTCAAGGCCCGGTTCGACCAGATTACGCAGTCGCACCCCATCGTCCTCTTCATGAAGGGCAACGCCCTGTTCCCCCAGTGCGGCTTCTCCGCGCGGGCGCTGTCGCTGCTGCAGCCCCACGGCGAGGTCTTCACGGTGGACGTGCTGGCCGACCCCGAGGTGCGCCAGGGCATCAAGGACTACACGAACTGGCCCACCATTCCGCAGATCTTCATCCGCGGGCAGTTCATCGGCGGCTCGGACATCCTGACCGAGCTGGCCGAGCGTGGTGAGCTGGCCGACCTGGTCGCCGGCAAGTCGCCCGCCTGA
- a CDS encoding BolA family protein has product MLDTDFIRSRILEALPGSEVEVRDTTGTGDHFEARVVSPDFAGKAMVQQHQLVYAPLQTWLKTGELHALALKTYSPEQWKKLGNR; this is encoded by the coding sequence ATGCTCGACACAGACTTCATCCGCAGCCGCATCCTGGAGGCCCTGCCGGGCTCCGAGGTGGAGGTGCGGGATACCACGGGGACGGGTGACCACTTCGAGGCCCGCGTCGTCAGCCCGGACTTCGCCGGCAAGGCGATGGTGCAGCAGCACCAGCTCGTGTATGCGCCGCTCCAGACGTGGTTGAAGACCGGCGAGCTTCACGCGCTCGCCCTCAAGACGTACTCGCCCGAGCAGTGGAAGAAGCTCGGCAACCGCTAA
- a CDS encoding YqgE/AlgH family protein, with protein MKNLAPGFLLAMPQLGDPNFYRSVVLMIEHGESGSMGLVVNRGAALTLGELARGQKLDIHADRTSHPVFVGGPVEPQRGFVLHDDDELLEKHSVLPGLFLSVTLDALGPLLERGSPRLRFCLGYAGWGPRQLESEIAAGSWLFTEASAEAVLGQEPGKLWETTLRGMGVDPAMLVMGRGMN; from the coding sequence GTGAAGAACCTTGCTCCCGGCTTCCTGTTGGCCATGCCTCAGCTCGGGGACCCGAACTTCTACCGCTCCGTCGTCTTGATGATTGAGCATGGCGAGTCCGGCTCCATGGGGCTCGTCGTCAACCGGGGCGCGGCGCTGACCCTGGGTGAGCTGGCGCGAGGGCAGAAGCTGGACATCCACGCGGACCGCACGAGCCACCCCGTCTTCGTCGGAGGACCGGTGGAGCCGCAGCGGGGCTTCGTGCTGCACGATGACGACGAGCTGCTCGAGAAGCACTCGGTGCTGCCGGGCCTGTTCCTCAGCGTGACGCTGGACGCGCTGGGCCCCTTGTTGGAGCGGGGCTCACCCCGGCTGCGCTTCTGCCTGGGCTATGCGGGCTGGGGTCCCCGGCAGTTGGAGAGCGAAATCGCGGCGGGCTCGTGGCTCTTCACGGAGGCCTCCGCCGAGGCGGTGCTGGGCCAGGAGCCCGGCAAATTGTGGGAGACCACGTTACGTGGCATGGGCGTGGACCCGGCCATGTTGGTCATGGGAAGGGGAATGAACTGA
- a CDS encoding response regulator — protein MSQPTTEELIPVLEGDAKERTERDDSLKLESVRSSVLIVEDDPAHREILVEMLAGWGYEPMPVGSAEEAEFAVRNKRMDAAIVDVFLPGRSGATLMSRLRERFPQAVLIGVSAMSDSAMARKCKGLGADLFIGKPLNPERLSEALQSKHTSWH, from the coding sequence ATGTCCCAGCCCACCACCGAAGAGTTGATCCCCGTGCTCGAAGGCGACGCCAAGGAGCGCACCGAGCGTGACGACTCGCTCAAGCTCGAGTCCGTGCGCAGCTCCGTGCTCATCGTCGAGGACGACCCCGCTCACCGCGAGATTCTGGTCGAGATGCTGGCGGGCTGGGGTTACGAGCCGATGCCCGTGGGCAGCGCCGAGGAAGCGGAGTTCGCGGTGCGCAACAAGCGCATGGACGCCGCCATCGTCGACGTGTTCCTCCCCGGCCGGAGCGGCGCCACGTTGATGTCGCGGCTGCGCGAGCGCTTCCCTCAAGCGGTGCTCATCGGCGTGAGCGCGATGAGCGACTCGGCCATGGCGCGCAAGTGCAAGGGCCTGGGCGCGGACCTCTTCATCGGCAAGCCCTTGAACCCGGAGCGGCTCTCCGAGGCGCTCCAGTCCAAGCACACCAGTTGGCACTGA
- a CDS encoding ABC transporter permease subunit, with translation MSGVPSRARWGLVLLVGLGVLSLVAGRLFPDWLANTCPLGVDPMRPDRTVCELAFGGLWVSLAVGLCAGGLATLIGLLVAAVARLMGGAWEQTLLRGVDAVFALPDVLVVMVLQLAGQSLADAGHSGGLGPFGLMVASLALVGWAGPARMFRNRLATLEGQEFVAAARALGGGGTHVLRVHLWPALRPFALAVFLSRLPTAILTESTVSFFGIARMEPMSLGRYLGTSYAALIYEGGSRVVLPAWALLVLLVLGASLASQALSASPRKAT, from the coding sequence ATGAGTGGTGTTCCCTCTCGCGCCCGCTGGGGACTCGTGCTGCTCGTGGGCCTCGGCGTCCTGAGCCTCGTGGCTGGTCGCCTCTTTCCCGACTGGCTCGCCAACACGTGTCCGCTGGGCGTCGACCCGATGCGGCCCGACCGCACCGTCTGCGAGCTGGCCTTCGGCGGGCTCTGGGTCTCCCTCGCCGTGGGCCTCTGCGCGGGGGGACTGGCCACGCTCATCGGCCTGTTGGTCGCCGCCGTGGCCCGCCTGATGGGCGGCGCTTGGGAACAGACGCTCCTTCGCGGCGTCGACGCGGTCTTCGCGCTGCCCGATGTGCTCGTGGTGATGGTGCTCCAACTCGCCGGCCAGTCGCTCGCGGACGCGGGACACAGCGGCGGCTTGGGGCCCTTCGGGTTGATGGTCGCATCGCTCGCGCTGGTGGGCTGGGCGGGGCCGGCGCGCATGTTCCGTAACCGGCTGGCCACCCTCGAAGGACAAGAGTTCGTCGCCGCCGCACGCGCCCTGGGAGGCGGAGGCACTCACGTCCTTCGCGTCCACCTGTGGCCCGCGCTGCGCCCCTTCGCGTTGGCCGTGTTCCTCAGCCGCCTGCCCACGGCCATCCTCACCGAGTCCACCGTCAGCTTCTTCGGCATCGCCCGGATGGAGCCCATGTCGCTGGGCCGCTACCTGGGCACCAGCTACGCGGCCCTCATCTACGAGGGCGGCTCACGTGTCGTCCTCCCCGCGTGGGCGCTGCTGGTCCTCCTGGTGCTCGGCGCATCGCTCGCTTCCCAGGCGCTCTCGGCGAGCCCTCGCAAGGCCACCTGA
- a CDS encoding ABC transporter permease subunit, with the protein MAMLPLTTESDAKRQVSPELAASYKRDLGIGEPFGFLRPWEKLLRGERLGTSAQGITGDELARKLSGSVGVGLMALPLALAWALGFALVRTQWRKGRWAALGDIVPALAFGTPVFIPALLFAPAVVERGHMLPELTAALVTSIWPGIFLGTLVGDSLETELSRDYVRTALGKGLAPSTVLRRHVLPNVLPALLDAVGPVATTLLAGSFAAERVLGLPYFGQLYVLAVLNKQVAVVVVATTTFASLLVVVSLGVEVLRHVVDPRSREARA; encoded by the coding sequence ATGGCCATGTTGCCGCTCACCACCGAGAGCGATGCGAAGCGGCAGGTGTCTCCGGAGCTCGCGGCTTCGTACAAGCGGGACCTGGGCATCGGCGAGCCATTCGGGTTCCTTCGGCCTTGGGAGAAGCTCCTGCGTGGCGAGCGGCTCGGCACGAGCGCGCAGGGCATCACGGGCGATGAGCTGGCGCGCAAGCTGTCCGGCAGCGTGGGCGTGGGCTTGATGGCGCTTCCGTTGGCCCTGGCCTGGGCCCTGGGCTTCGCGCTGGTGCGGACTCAGTGGCGAAAGGGGCGCTGGGCCGCTCTGGGTGACATCGTCCCGGCGCTCGCCTTCGGTACGCCCGTGTTCATCCCCGCGTTGCTGTTCGCTCCCGCCGTGGTGGAGCGTGGACACATGCTGCCGGAGCTGACCGCGGCCCTCGTGACCTCCATCTGGCCCGGCATCTTCCTGGGCACACTCGTGGGGGATTCCCTCGAGACGGAGCTCTCGCGCGACTATGTGCGGACCGCGCTGGGCAAGGGGCTTGCCCCCAGCACCGTCCTTCGCCGTCACGTTCTGCCCAACGTGTTGCCCGCGCTCCTCGATGCGGTGGGCCCCGTCGCCACCACGCTGCTCGCGGGCTCGTTCGCCGCCGAGCGCGTGCTGGGCCTCCCTTACTTCGGTCAGCTCTACGTCCTGGCCGTCCTCAACAAGCAGGTCGCCGTGGTCGTCGTCGCGACCACCACGTTCGCCTCGCTGCTCGTCGTCGTCAGCCTCGGGGTCGAAGTCCTGCGCCATGTGGTGGACCCTCGCTCCCGGGAGGCTCGCGCATGA
- a CDS encoding peptide ABC transporter substrate-binding protein → MPTTLDWSHSDPDSWANYPVMLATQRGLTVLGADHSVRPGLAERWERSRDEQGREVYVFHLRRDVSWSDGSPLLARDFVVGWRRALRGRERGEMADLAGAAEALELQDRMAAEADILAALEKVGVEAVDANTLRVTLAHPRSYFLARVANVYIFYPAPSADLEGRSAEEVRDYFDRPRDGRPLALGPYRVESWDRAGERVRLVYNPRSAFPPPLAEGESPVQVITLMKSEIGPALYERGRVDFVFVDSAAALRVKRPEDLQREPLLSTYYLAFNTERAPLDRPEVRRALSRALDREALVSGLLPAARPSHVLLPPELPGAASPEAAARLPHYEPERAKAELARVPGMERPLRLVYRSGDNFVPEVAIAERIQAQLARVGVQVVLEARSDFSAEIARRTAQGPRAYDLYLRRLGGDYAHPNTFFTLFERSGNHQTGWETQGGGEPMGRFEWLLEAADGEADEAKARALYTQAQEVLVGEQAVIAPVYHPDRYFRARDTLRGLDVDPFNFLALRTLRRSAPAAEPKRAEGAP, encoded by the coding sequence ATGCCCACCACGCTGGACTGGAGTCACTCGGACCCGGACAGTTGGGCCAACTATCCGGTGATGTTGGCGACCCAGCGCGGGCTCACGGTGCTGGGGGCGGACCACTCGGTGCGGCCGGGGCTGGCGGAGCGTTGGGAGCGGTCTCGCGATGAGCAGGGGCGCGAGGTCTATGTCTTCCACCTGCGCCGGGATGTGAGCTGGTCGGATGGTTCTCCGCTGCTGGCGCGGGACTTCGTCGTGGGCTGGCGGCGCGCGCTGCGTGGCCGTGAGCGCGGGGAGATGGCGGACCTGGCGGGCGCGGCGGAGGCGCTGGAGCTTCAGGACCGGATGGCCGCCGAGGCGGACATCCTCGCGGCGTTGGAGAAGGTGGGCGTCGAGGCGGTGGACGCGAACACGTTGCGGGTGACGCTGGCGCATCCGCGCAGCTACTTCCTGGCCCGCGTGGCGAATGTGTACATCTTCTACCCCGCGCCTTCGGCGGACCTGGAGGGGCGGTCGGCGGAGGAGGTGCGGGACTACTTCGACCGGCCTCGCGATGGACGTCCGTTGGCGTTGGGGCCGTATCGCGTGGAGAGCTGGGACCGGGCGGGGGAGCGGGTGCGGCTGGTCTACAACCCGCGTTCGGCGTTTCCTCCGCCGCTGGCCGAGGGCGAATCGCCCGTGCAGGTCATCACGTTGATGAAGTCGGAGATTGGCCCGGCGCTGTATGAGCGGGGGCGGGTGGACTTCGTCTTCGTGGACAGTGCCGCGGCGCTTCGGGTGAAGCGGCCGGAGGACTTGCAACGCGAACCGCTCTTGTCCACGTACTACCTGGCCTTCAACACAGAGCGGGCGCCGCTGGACAGGCCCGAGGTGCGCCGCGCGTTGTCTCGGGCGTTGGACCGGGAGGCGCTGGTCTCGGGGTTGCTGCCCGCGGCGCGGCCTTCGCATGTGCTGCTTCCTCCGGAGCTGCCGGGAGCTGCTTCGCCCGAGGCGGCGGCGCGGCTGCCGCACTACGAGCCGGAGAGGGCGAAGGCGGAGCTGGCGAGGGTGCCGGGGATGGAGCGGCCGCTGCGGCTCGTGTATCGCAGTGGCGACAACTTCGTGCCCGAGGTGGCCATCGCCGAGCGCATCCAGGCGCAGCTCGCGCGCGTGGGGGTGCAGGTGGTGCTGGAGGCGCGCTCGGACTTCTCGGCGGAGATTGCGCGGCGCACGGCGCAGGGGCCTCGCGCGTACGACTTGTATCTGCGGCGACTGGGCGGGGACTACGCGCACCCGAATACGTTCTTCACGCTCTTCGAGCGCTCGGGCAATCACCAGACGGGCTGGGAGACGCAGGGCGGTGGCGAGCCCATGGGGCGCTTCGAGTGGCTCCTGGAGGCGGCGGATGGGGAGGCGGACGAGGCGAAGGCTCGTGCGCTGTATACGCAGGCGCAGGAGGTGCTGGTGGGGGAGCAGGCGGTGATTGCGCCGGTGTATCACCCGGACCGCTACTTCCGGGCTCGCGACACGCTGCGGGGACTGGATGTGGACCCGTTCAACTTCCTGGCGCTGCGCACGCTGCGGCGGTCGGCTCCAGCCGCGGAGCCGAAGCGCGCCGAGGGAGCACCATGA